A stretch of DNA from Curtobacterium sp. MCBD17_035:
TCGGGTCGCGCTCCGCATCGCCATCGTGCTCGGCGACGGCAGCGCCCTCGTGCCGCTCATCCGGTTGGCGCGGCTCGGACTCGGCGGTCCGCACCTGGACGGACCGTGGTTCGCGACGCGCCGCCGTCGCGCCGCCGGGACGTTCCACGAGGACCGGCACACGCACGGGAGGCAGCGCTTCAGCTGGGTGCACATCGCCGACGTGCTCGGTGCCATCCGGTTCGTGCGCGACCATCCGGAGATCGACGGGGTCGTCAACGTCTGCGCCCCCCACCCCACGGACGACCGCACCATGATGCGGACCCTCCGCGAGATCGTCGGGCGGCGTTTCGGGGTCCCGCTCCCGCGCTGGATGCTCGAACTCGGGTCGATCGCGATCCGGACCGAGACGGAGCTCGTGCTGAAGAGCCGGTGGGTCGTCCCCGCGCGCCTGGAGGGAGCGGGCTACCGCTTCGTGCACCCGGAACTCCGCGGAGCGCTCGCGAGCGCCGTGGCGGAGCACCGGCAGCGCGGTCGTCAGGAGTCGAGGAACCCGACGAGCTCGTCGGCGAGGCCGGTGTAGGTCGCCGGGGTCAACGCGGCGAGCCGCGCCTTCGCTCCGTCGGAGAT
This window harbors:
- a CDS encoding DUF1731 domain-containing protein; translated protein: MRPRVVVAGASGFIGRYLVDAFRAEGADVTTVGRTGDAVWGDTRRITELVDGADLVVNLAGKSVDCRYGARNRAEILRSRVETTRELRDAIRAARRPPRVWCNASTATIYRHAEDRPQTESDGEIGTGFSVSVARAWEAAFFDGDLPGTRRVALRIAIVLGDGSALVPLIRLARLGLGGPHLDGPWFATRRRRAAGTFHEDRHTHGRQRFSWVHIADVLGAIRFVRDHPEIDGVVNVCAPHPTDDRTMMRTLREIVGRRFGVPLPRWMLELGSIAIRTETELVLKSRWVVPARLEGAGYRFVHPELRGALASAVAEHRQRGRQESRNPTSSSARPV